Sequence from the Aromatoleum petrolei genome:
CGAGCCCGGCCGGCGGCCAGTTTTCCAGTTTCATGCCGAGCGTAAGCCCACGCGAGGCCAACACTTCCTTGATTTCGTTCAGCGATTTGCGGCCCAGGTTCGGGGTCTTCAGCAGCTCGGTTTCCGTACGCTGGATCAGATCGCCGATGTAGTAGATGTTCTCGGCCTTGAGGCAGTTCGCCGACCGCACGGTCAGCTCGAGGTCATCGACCGGACGCAGCAGCACCGGGTCGATCACCTGAGCGGCAGTCACTTCCGCCACCGGTGCCGTACCCTCGAGATCAGCGAATACCGACAGCTGATCCATCAGCACGCGCGCGGCGTAACGGATCGCCTCTTCGGGGTCGACAGCGCCGTTGGTCTCGATGTCGATAACCAGGCGATCGAGGTCGGTACGCTGCTCGACGCGAGCGCTTTCGACCAGATAGCTGACGCGGCGAACCGGGCTGAACGACGCGTCCAGCACGATGTGCCCGATGCTCTTGCTCTCGCCGGCAACCGGACGAACGTTACCCGGCACGTAACCGCGCCCTTCCTCGACCTTAATGTGCATCTCGAGCTTGCCACCCGGTGCAAGATGCGCGATCACGTGATCGGGGTTGATGATCTCGACGTCGTGACTCGCTTCGATGTCGCGCGCGGTCACCACACCGTCGCCCGACTTCGAAAGACGCAGGGTCGCCTCGCCACGGTTGTGGAGCTTCAGCACCACACCCTTCAGGTTCAACAGCAGGTCGACGATGTCCTCGCGCACCCCGTCCAGGGTCGAGTACTCGTGCAGCACGCCCTCAATCGAGACTTCCGTCGGCGCATAGCCCGGCAGCGAGGAAAGGAGGATGCGCCGCAGCGCATTCCCCAAGGTGTGACCGAAACCGCGCTCGAACGGCTCCATCGTCACGCGCGCCTGAACGGGCGACACGGACTGGACGTCGATGATGCGGGGTTTCAGCAGTGAATTGCTTTGCATCAGCAGTTCCTCGGATCTTTGAGTCTTCAGGCGAGCCCGTTAGCGGGAGTACAGTTCGACGACGAGACCTTCGTTGATCGTCGGCGGCAGCTCCGAACGCTGCGGGTACGCCTTGAACACGCCCTTGCCGGCCTTCGCATCGACTTCCAGCCACTCGGGGAAACCACGCGCTGCGGCGGCCTCGAGGGCTGCCTTGACGCGGAGTTGGCCGCGCGCGCTCTCGGTCAGCTCGACCGTCTCGCCCGGACGCACGACGTACGACGGGATATTGACGCGCTTGCCATTCACGAGAATGCTGTTGTGACGGACCAGCTGACGAGCTTCGGCGCGCGAGCCACCGAAACCCATGCGATAGACGACGGAGTCAAGACGACCTTCGAGCAGCTGCAGCAGGTTCTCGCCGGTCTGGCCGCGACGGCGGTCCGCCTCGGCGTAGACCTTGCGGAACTGCGCTTCCAGAACGCCGTACAGGCGACGGATCTTCTGCTTTTCACGCAGCTGAACGCCATAGCCGGACAGACGCTGTCCGGAACGCTGGCCATGCTGGCCAGGAGCGTACGAGCGGCGCTCGATCGCACACTTGTCGGTGAAGCACTTCTCGGCCTTCAGGAACAGCTTCTCGCCTTCGCGACGACACTGACGGCACTTGGGATCCAGATTACGAGCCACGTTTCAACTCCTTGTCAGATACGACGCTTTTTCGGCGGACGGCAGCCGTTATGCGGAATCGGCGTGATGTCGGTAATGCTGGAGATCTTCATACCCAGCGCGTTCAGGGCGCGAACAGCGGATTCGCGGCCCGGACCGGGCCCCTTGATGCGCACTTCCAGGTTCTTGACGCCGCATTCCTGCGCGGCCTTGCCGGCGGCTTCGGCGGCGACCTGGGCGGCAAACGGCGTGCTCTTGCGCGAGCCCTTGAAGCCCGCGCCGCCCGACGTTGCCCACGACAGGGCGTTGCCCTGACGGTCGGTAATCGTAATGATGGTGTTGTTGAAGCTCGCGTGAACGTGCGCGATGCCCTCGGCAACGTTCTTTTTGACTTTCTTGCGAACTTTTGTAGCAGTTTTAGCCATTATCAGTCCTTATCACTTCTTGCCGGCGATCGCCTTGCGCGGTCCCTTGCGGGTGCGGGCGTTAGTCCGGGTCCTCTGACCGCGCAGCGGAAGGCCGCGACGATGACGGACACCACGATAGCAACCCAAGTCCATCAGGCGCTTGATATTCATCGTCACTTCACGGCGAAGATCGCCCTCGACGACGAACTTGCCGACTTCGTCACGCAGACGCTCCATATCCGACTCGGTAAGATCCTTCACCTTGACGGAACGCGCAACGTTGGCGGCATCACAGATTTTCTGAGCACGCGAACGGCCAATTCCATAGATGGCGGTCAGCGCAATCTCGGCATGCTTGTGATTGGGAATGTTTACCCCAGCAATACGGGCCATTCGATTACCCCAAAAAGCTAAACATTAAATGTTAATCCCAGGTTGTCTGAAGATCAACCCTGGCGCTGCTTGTGACGCGGATCTGCGCAAATGACGCGAACCACACCCTTGCGGCGGACGATCTTGCAGTTGCGGCAGAGCCGCTTAACCGAAGCCTGAACTCTCATTTCCTTGCTCCTGTTTCTTGATTACTTGGTCCGGAACACGATCCGGGCCTTGGTCAGGTCATAGGGCGTCAGCTGCACGGTGACCTTGTCACCAGGAAGAATGCGGATGTAATGCATGCGCATCTTCCCGGAGATGTACCCGAGGACCATGTGTCCGTTTTCGAGCCGGACGCGGAACGTTGCATTGGGGAGGTTCTCGGTAACCTCGCCCTGCATCTCGATGACGTCTTCCTTCGCCATAACTTACCGGATCGGAAGGCCCGCCCCCTTGAAGTTCGCCTTTTTCAGCAGACTCTCGTACTGGTGCGACATCACGTACGCCTGAACCTGCGCCATGAAGTCCATCGTCACGACGACGATGATCAGCAGCGAAGTACCACCGAAGTAGAACGGCACATTCCACTTGAGGATCAGGAACTCCGGCAGCAGACAGACGAGGGTGATGTACACCGCCCCCACCAGCGTCAGGCGCGTCAGGATCTTGTCGATGTAACGCGCGGTCTGATCACCCGGCCGGATACCCGGCACGAACGCTCCGCTCTTCTTCAGGTTGTCCGCGGTTTCGCGTGCATTGAACACGAGCGCGGTATAGAAGAAGCAGAAGAAGACGATCGCCACCGCGTACAACATCACGTAGACCGGCTGCCCCGGCGCCAGCTTGGCCGACAGGTCGCGCAGCCACACCATGCTCTCCGACGAGCCGAACCACTGGCCCAGCGTAGCCGGGAAGAGGATGATGCTCGACGCAAAGATCGGCGGGATCACGCCTGCCATGTTGAGCTTCAGCGGCAGATGCGAGCTCTGCCCGCCGTAGATCTTGTTGCCGACCTGGCGCTTGGCGTAATTGACCAGAATCTTCCGCTGACCCCGCTCGACGAACACCACGAACGCAGTCACCAGCACCACCAGGACGCAGATCAGCAGCGCAGTGAAGGGATGCATGGCACCTGTACGCACCAGCTCGAACAAACCGGCGATCGAACTCGGCAGCCCAGCGGCGATACCCGCGAAGATGATAAGCGAGATACCGTTGCCAAGCCCGCGCTCCGTGATCTGCTCACCGAGCCACATCAGGAACATCGTACCCGTCACGAGCGTCGCCACCGTCACGAACCGGAAGGTGAAGCCCGGATCCAGCACCAGCCCGGCCTGCCCTTCGAGAGCGATTGCGATCCCGAGCGACTGCGCCAGAGCAAGAACCAGGGTGCCGGCTCGCGTGTACTGCGTGATCTTGCGCCGACCCGCCTCGCCTTCCTTCTTCAGGGCTTCAAGCGAGGGCACCGCGACGGTCATCAACTGCATGATGATCGATGCCGAGATGTACGGCATGATCCCCAGCGCGAAGATGGTGAAACGCGACAGCGCACCGCCCGAGAAAAGGTTGAAGACGCCGAGAATCCCCCCCGACTGCGACTGGAACAACTCAGCCAGCCGACTCGGGTCGATTCCGGGCACCGGGATGTGTGCGCCGATCCGATAGACGATCAGCGCACCGACCAGGAACAACAGTCGGCGCTTCAGATCGCCGAAACGACCGGGCGTTCCCAAGGTGGCAGCGGGATTGGCCACAGCTGGTTACCTTCTTACTCGGTAACGACCGAACCGCCGGCCGCTTGGATTGCCGCGAGGGCGCCCTTCGTGGCACCGACGCCGCGCAGCGTCACCTTGCGACCAATGCTGCCCGACAGGACAACCTTTGCGGACAGCGCATCGGCAGCCACGACGCCAGCCTGTTTCAGCACGAGCAGGTCGATATCTTCGACGGGCAGCTTGTCCAACTCGGACAGGCGCACCTCGGCGTTGCGCGACCCCGTCAGCGAGACGAAGCCACGCTTCGGCAGACGGCGCTGAAGCGGCATCTGACCACCCTCGAAACCGACCTTGTGGAAGCCGCCGGCACGGGATTTCTGGCCCTTGTGACCGCGACCGCAGGTCTTGCCGAGGCCGCTGCCGATGCCGCGTCCGACGCGCTTGCCTGCGAACTTCGAACCAGTCGCGGGTTTAATCGTATTCAGACGCATCTCAACCCTCACACTTCACCAGGTACGACACCTTGTTCACCATGCCGCGCACTTCAGGCGTGTCCTGAAGTTCGACGGTATGGTTCAGGCGACGCAAACCGAGTCCGCGCACCGTCGCACGGTGCGACTGCTTGGTACCGATCACGCTCTTGACCAGCGTAACCTTGATCGTTTTCTCGGCCATGGCTTACCCCAGAATTTCTTCGACGCTCTTGCCACGCTTGGCGGCGATCTCAGCCGGCGTATTGATCGCCAGGAGACCGTTCAGCGTTGCACGGACGACGTTGTACGGATTCGACGAACCGATGCACTTGCAGGTCACGTCCGTCACACCCATGACTTCGAACACCGCGCGCATCGGTCCACCGGCGATAATGCCGGTACCGCTCGGCGCAGGCTGCATGAGGACCGACGAAGCGCCGTGCTTGCCGATCACCGAATGCTGCAGCGTGCCGTTCTTGAGCGAGACCTTGACCATCTTGCGGCGAGCCTCGTCCATGGCCTTCTGCACGGCCACGGGCACTTCACGCGACTTGCCCTTGCCCATGCCGATACCGCCATCGCCGTCGCCAACCACCGTCAGCGCCGCGAAACCGAGGATACGACCGCCCTTCACGACCTTGGTCACGCGGTTGATGGCGACCATCTTCTCGCGCAGGCCGTCGTCACGCTCCTCGGAAGCCTGCGGACGCTTGCTTTGTTGCTTAGCCATACGATTCCTCGCTTAGAACTTGAGACCGCCTTCGCGGGCGGCCTCGGCCAGCGCCTGGACGCGACCGTGATACTGGAAGCCGGCGCGATCGAACGCGACGGACTCGATACCCGCGGCCTTCGCACGCTCGGCGATCAGCTTGCCGACGATCACGGCAGCAGCCTTGTTACCGCCATGCGACAGTTGCGAACGCACGTCCGCCTCGACCGTGGAGGCAGCAGCGAGCACGCGCGCGCCGGAACCGTCGATGATCTGGGCGTAGATGTGGGAATTGGAACGGAACACAGTCAGACGAACCGCCTTCAGTTCCGCGATTTTGGCTCGGGTTTTACGAGCGCGACGCAGACGAACCACTTTCTTGTTCATATCGAACCGCCCTTACTTCTTCTTGGTTTCCTTGAGCACGACCACCTCGTCCGCGTAGCGGACGCCCTTGCCCTTGTAAGGCTCGGGAGCGCGGTATGCACGCACTTCGGCAGCGACCTGACCGACCTGCTGCTTGTCGATGCCCTTGATGACGATTTCCGTCTGTGTCGGCGTCTCGACCTTCACACCCGCCGGCATCTGATGCACGACCGGATGGGAGAAACCGAGCGTCAGATTGAGCTTGTCGCCTTGCGCCTGCGCACGGTAACCGACGCCGACGAGGTTAAGCTTGCGCTCGAAACCCTTCGTCACACCGGTGACCATGTTATTGACGAGCGCGCGCACGGTACCCGACATCGCGCGACCGTTCGCGGCGCCACCAACGGCGGCAAACACCAGCGCATCACCTTCACGCTGGACCGACACGGAATTGCCGATGTACTGCTTGACGGTACCGAGCGGCCCCTTGACGGAAACCTCACCGGCCGCAACGGTCACGTCCACGCCCTGGGGGATCGTCACCGGATTCTTAGCTACACGAGACATGAGACCCCCTTAAGCGACGTAACAGATGACTTCGCCGCCCACGCGCCCGGCACGTGCCGCACGGTCGGTCATGACGCCACGCGGCGTCGACACGATTGCAACACCGAGACCGTTCAAAACGCGCGGCAGATCGTCGCTACCCTTGTAAACACGCAGACCGGGGCGGCTGACACGCTCGATGCGCTCGATGACGGGACGCCCGGCGTAGTACTTCAGCACGACATCCAGCTGAGCCTTGCCTTCGGCATCGCGAACCGCATAGCCGTCGATGTAACCTTCATCCTGCAGAACCTTGGCGATCGCCACCTTCAGCTTGGAGCTGGGCATCGACACGCTCTGCTTCTGAGCCTGCTGACCATTGCGGATGCGGGTCAGCATATCGGCGATCGGATCGGACATACTCATTCGATAATCTCCTTACCAGCTCGCCTTGGTCATGCCGGGAACTTCGCCACGGAACGCCAGGTCACGCAGCTTGTTGCGGCACAGCCCAAACTTGCGGAACACGCCGCGCGGACGACCCGTCAGCGCACAACGGTTGCGCTCGCGAACGGGGCTTGCGTTGCGCGGAAGCTGCTGCAGCTTCAGACGAGCAGCCATGCGCTCTTCTTCAGGCAACTTGAAATCGTTGATCTGAGCGATCAGCGCGGCACGCTTGGCGGCGAATTTCTCGACCGTCTTGCGGCGCTTCTCTTCTCTATTGATCAGAGCCAGTTTTGCCATAACACCCTCAATTCTTGAACGGGAACTTGAACGCAGCGAGCAGAGCCCGAGCTTCCTGATCGGTCTTGGCCGTCGTCGTGATGCTGATGTTCATCCCCCGCAGAGCATCGATCTTGTCGTACTCGATTTCGGGGAAAATGATCTGCTCTTTGACGCCCAGGTTGTAGTTGCCGCGACCGTCGAAACCCTTGCCGGCGATCCCGCGGAAATCGCGGATACGCGGCATGGCGATCGTCACGAGACGATCCAGGAATTCGAACATCTTCTCGCCGCGCAAGGTCACCATGCAGCCGATCGGATAACCGTCACGGATCTTGAAACCCGCGATCGACTTGCGAGCCTTGGTCACCACCGGCTTCTGACCGGCGATCTTCTGCATGTCACCAACGGCATGCTCGAGAATTTTTTTGTCGCCCACCGCCTCGCCGACACCCATATTCAGGGTGATCTTCGTAATGCGAGGCACTTCCATCGCGGACTTGTACCCGAACTGCTTCAGCAGGTCGGGAGCAATCGTTTCCTTGTAGTACTGCTGCAAGCGCGCCATCACCACTCCTTACGCGTTCACCAGTTCGCCATTCGACTTGAAGAAGCGCACCTTGCGACCATCCTCAAGCACACGAATACCCACGCGATCACCCTTCTGGGTCGCAGGATTGAACAGCGCAACGTTCGAAACGTGCAGCGGCATCTCCTTTTCGACGATGCCACCCACTTCACCCTTGAGCGGATTCGGACGCACGTGCTTCTTCGCGCGATTCACACCTTCAACCACCAGATGTTCGTCGCCGACCCGACGCAGCACGACACCGCGACGACCGCGATCCTTGCCCGTCAGGACAACAACCTCATCACCTTTGCGGATCTTGTTCATCTCGACAACTCCTTAGAGCACTTCAGGCGCCAGCGAGACGATCTTCATGAACCGCTCGGTACGCAGCTCGCGCGTCACCGGCCCGAAGATACGCGTGCCGATCGGCTCGAGCTTGTTATTCAGCAGGACGGCCGCATTGCCATCGAACTTCACCAGGGAGCCGTCAGGACGACGCACACCCTTCGCGGTACGCACCACAACGGCACTGTAGATGTCACCCTTCTTGACGCGACCCCTCGGCGCAGCATCCTTGACGGTTACCTTGATGATGTCGCCGATGCCGGCATAGCGACGCTTGGAACCACCAAGAACCTTGATGCACATCACCGAACGCGCGCCGGTATTGTCGGCGACGTCCAGAATGGACTGCATTTGAATCATGAATTTATCTCCAACTTGCCCCGCTACAGCGGTCAGTCTTGGAACCCGTACGGGTAGGGAGCCCCGAAGAGCGAAAAGCAAAGAAAGAAAATTATAACAGCTTGGCAGTTGCCTGCCAAGCTGTCCACAGCAGTAGCCCGTACTCTGCTTAGATTACGCGCGCTTTTTCGAGCACTTTCGCAACACGCCAGGACTTGGTCTTCGAAATCGGACGGCATTCCTCGATTTCAACCAGGTCGCCGGCGGCGGCAAGGCCGCCCTCAACGTGCGCATGGTACTTGGCCGAACGCGTAATCACCTTCCCATACAGCTCGTGCTTGACGCGACGCTCGACCAACACGGTGACCGTGTTCTGCATCTTGTCGCTGACGACACGGCCGACGAGGGCGCGACGCACCTTTTCGATTTGTTCGCTCATTTCTGCCCTGCCTTTTCACGCAGAACGGTGCGCACACGCGCGATGTCGCGGCGCACCTTCCCGAGTTGGCTCGTGTTGCCGAGTTGCTGAGTTGCAAGCTGCATGCGCAGCGAGAACTGCGCCTTCAGCAGCTCAAGCACTTCCTGATTCAGTTCACCGACGCTCTTTGCG
This genomic interval carries:
- a CDS encoding DNA-directed RNA polymerase subunit alpha; the protein is MQSNSLLKPRIIDVQSVSPVQARVTMEPFERGFGHTLGNALRRILLSSLPGYAPTEVSIEGVLHEYSTLDGVREDIVDLLLNLKGVVLKLHNRGEATLRLSKSGDGVVTARDIEASHDVEIINPDHVIAHLAPGGKLEMHIKVEEGRGYVPGNVRPVAGESKSIGHIVLDASFSPVRRVSYLVESARVEQRTDLDRLVIDIETNGAVDPEEAIRYAARVLMDQLSVFADLEGTAPVAEVTAAQVIDPVLLRPVDDLELTVRSANCLKAENIYYIGDLIQRTETELLKTPNLGRKSLNEIKEVLASRGLTLGMKLENWPPAGLEKLG
- the rpsD gene encoding 30S ribosomal protein S4; this translates as MARNLDPKCRQCRREGEKLFLKAEKCFTDKCAIERRSYAPGQHGQRSGQRLSGYGVQLREKQKIRRLYGVLEAQFRKVYAEADRRRGQTGENLLQLLEGRLDSVVYRMGFGGSRAEARQLVRHNSILVNGKRVNIPSYVVRPGETVELTESARGQLRVKAALEAAAARGFPEWLEVDAKAGKGVFKAYPQRSELPPTINEGLVVELYSR
- the rpsK gene encoding 30S ribosomal protein S11 encodes the protein MAKTATKVRKKVKKNVAEGIAHVHASFNNTIITITDRQGNALSWATSGGAGFKGSRKSTPFAAQVAAEAAGKAAQECGVKNLEVRIKGPGPGRESAVRALNALGMKISSITDITPIPHNGCRPPKKRRI
- the rpsM gene encoding 30S ribosomal protein S13; this encodes MARIAGVNIPNHKHAEIALTAIYGIGRSRAQKICDAANVARSVKVKDLTESDMERLRDEVGKFVVEGDLRREVTMNIKRLMDLGCYRGVRHRRGLPLRGQRTRTNARTRKGPRKAIAGKK
- the rpmJ gene encoding 50S ribosomal protein L36, whose amino-acid sequence is MRVQASVKRLCRNCKIVRRKGVVRVICADPRHKQRQG
- the infA gene encoding translation initiation factor IF-1, with product MAKEDVIEMQGEVTENLPNATFRVRLENGHMVLGYISGKMRMHYIRILPGDKVTVQLTPYDLTKARIVFRTK
- the secY gene encoding preprotein translocase subunit SecY, which produces MANPAATLGTPGRFGDLKRRLLFLVGALIVYRIGAHIPVPGIDPSRLAELFQSQSGGILGVFNLFSGGALSRFTIFALGIMPYISASIIMQLMTVAVPSLEALKKEGEAGRRKITQYTRAGTLVLALAQSLGIAIALEGQAGLVLDPGFTFRFVTVATLVTGTMFLMWLGEQITERGLGNGISLIIFAGIAAGLPSSIAGLFELVRTGAMHPFTALLICVLVVLVTAFVVFVERGQRKILVNYAKRQVGNKIYGGQSSHLPLKLNMAGVIPPIFASSIILFPATLGQWFGSSESMVWLRDLSAKLAPGQPVYVMLYAVAIVFFCFFYTALVFNARETADNLKKSGAFVPGIRPGDQTARYIDKILTRLTLVGAVYITLVCLLPEFLILKWNVPFYFGGTSLLIIVVVTMDFMAQVQAYVMSHQYESLLKKANFKGAGLPIR
- the rplO gene encoding 50S ribosomal protein L15, translating into MRLNTIKPATGSKFAGKRVGRGIGSGLGKTCGRGHKGQKSRAGGFHKVGFEGGQMPLQRRLPKRGFVSLTGSRNAEVRLSELDKLPVEDIDLLVLKQAGVVAADALSAKVVLSGSIGRKVTLRGVGATKGALAAIQAAGGSVVTE
- the rpmD gene encoding 50S ribosomal protein L30, which encodes MAEKTIKVTLVKSVIGTKQSHRATVRGLGLRRLNHTVELQDTPEVRGMVNKVSYLVKCEG
- the rpsE gene encoding 30S ribosomal protein S5, which translates into the protein MAKQQSKRPQASEERDDGLREKMVAINRVTKVVKGGRILGFAALTVVGDGDGGIGMGKGKSREVPVAVQKAMDEARRKMVKVSLKNGTLQHSVIGKHGASSVLMQPAPSGTGIIAGGPMRAVFEVMGVTDVTCKCIGSSNPYNVVRATLNGLLAINTPAEIAAKRGKSVEEILG
- the rplR gene encoding 50S ribosomal protein L18, which encodes MNKKVVRLRRARKTRAKIAELKAVRLTVFRSNSHIYAQIIDGSGARVLAAASTVEADVRSQLSHGGNKAAAVIVGKLIAERAKAAGIESVAFDRAGFQYHGRVQALAEAAREGGLKF
- the rplF gene encoding 50S ribosomal protein L6, with the translated sequence MSRVAKNPVTIPQGVDVTVAAGEVSVKGPLGTVKQYIGNSVSVQREGDALVFAAVGGAANGRAMSGTVRALVNNMVTGVTKGFERKLNLVGVGYRAQAQGDKLNLTLGFSHPVVHQMPAGVKVETPTQTEIVIKGIDKQQVGQVAAEVRAYRAPEPYKGKGVRYADEVVVLKETKKK
- the rpsH gene encoding 30S ribosomal protein S8 — protein: MSMSDPIADMLTRIRNGQQAQKQSVSMPSSKLKVAIAKVLQDEGYIDGYAVRDAEGKAQLDVVLKYYAGRPVIERIERVSRPGLRVYKGSDDLPRVLNGLGVAIVSTPRGVMTDRAARAGRVGGEVICYVA
- the rpsN gene encoding 30S ribosomal protein S14, coding for MAKLALINREEKRRKTVEKFAAKRAALIAQINDFKLPEEERMAARLKLQQLPRNASPVRERNRCALTGRPRGVFRKFGLCRNKLRDLAFRGEVPGMTKASW
- the rplE gene encoding 50S ribosomal protein L5, with the translated sequence MARLQQYYKETIAPDLLKQFGYKSAMEVPRITKITLNMGVGEAVGDKKILEHAVGDMQKIAGQKPVVTKARKSIAGFKIRDGYPIGCMVTLRGEKMFEFLDRLVTIAMPRIRDFRGIAGKGFDGRGNYNLGVKEQIIFPEIEYDKIDALRGMNISITTTAKTDQEARALLAAFKFPFKN
- the rplX gene encoding 50S ribosomal protein L24, whose amino-acid sequence is MNKIRKGDEVVVLTGKDRGRRGVVLRRVGDEHLVVEGVNRAKKHVRPNPLKGEVGGIVEKEMPLHVSNVALFNPATQKGDRVGIRVLEDGRKVRFFKSNGELVNA
- the rplN gene encoding 50S ribosomal protein L14: MIQMQSILDVADNTGARSVMCIKVLGGSKRRYAGIGDIIKVTVKDAAPRGRVKKGDIYSAVVVRTAKGVRRPDGSLVKFDGNAAVLLNNKLEPIGTRIFGPVTRELRTERFMKIVSLAPEVL
- the rpsQ gene encoding 30S ribosomal protein S17 → MSEQIEKVRRALVGRVVSDKMQNTVTVLVERRVKHELYGKVITRSAKYHAHVEGGLAAAGDLVEIEECRPISKTKSWRVAKVLEKARVI
- the rpmC gene encoding 50S ribosomal protein L29, with translation MKASELRAKSVGELNQEVLELLKAQFSLRMQLATQQLGNTSQLGKVRRDIARVRTVLREKAGQK